GTGTCTTCGGACATACCATGTACCCGTGAATTGTATCAGTCATTTCTGTACACGACACCAGACTGTCTTAACGCACCAACATTATATAGCTatgtacaataaatatatatatcctatGTACAAACTTTCCGAAAGCGGCAGTTTATTCCAAAGTAAGTGGACTGTAACAAtagttatattttttatgaaattttatatattatctataacCTTTATGGGATTATACCTTTTCCATTTGAAGTTAAATTGTCGTTTTTTAACCAATTTATTTTGGGCGTGGTTCgtcattggttttttttttataacaagaACCAGGGTATGTACGCTGTGTAATTTGATaagttttatatgtaaaatagaAGTAATGTACAGAATGCCCTACTTATGTTTGCTGTCTTAATCAATTCTGTGGTTTATCATAGAcagaataatatatatttatttacgcTAAGTTGTAACGTTTATTGTAACAGTTACGTAGACTTTGTATCTAATGTATAAGTGATAAAAGATATCTCGTgaagtgtacatgtataggatCGTCTagttttattgtatttgttCTTATACGTTGTGTTTTTTATTGTAGGTTTTTTTCTGCTACGCTGAATAAATGTTTGAAAGGAAAACACCAGTCTttagtaattaattttaatctGACCCGGCTACAATATATGGAAATTCCAATATTTTACTTCATagtgtattatacatgtatatacaaaccGGAAGTAGAATACCACATCAATATATAGCAAGCGTCAACAAACCGACAAGGAAGGAAATCTGGATAGTTTTATCTAAATATGAAGTCTGTAATTGTATTCAGTATGAATAACTTTTTATCACAGATGATATGCAAAGGCGGAATGTGAATTACCTTAATATGACCATGGCCGAATGCTTGGAGGAAATACCGGTAAGTCATCGATTCACGTTATAATAACAAAAAGAGTACGATCTTAAACGTGAGTGTTGtctaagttttaaaaaaatgtgaagACACTGGTCTAATTTCCAACAGGAAAATGTTATACGTCAAACATAACAATTGTTATAGAAGCACTATATGGAATTACGACCAGCACATAtcatatattgtatttgttCCTATACGTTGTATTTGTTATTGTAGGGTTTTTTTTCTGCTGCGCTGAATACATGTTTAAAGGAAAACAACAGTCTTTAGTTATCAATGTAGATCTGACCTGGCtaaaaaaatatggaaattacaatatttaacttcatagtgtattatatatacaaaccgaaagtagaatACCACATCAATATGTAGCAGGCGTAAACAAACCGACAAGGAAGGAAATCTAGATCGTTTTATCTAAATATGAAGTCTGTAATTGTATTCAGTATGAATAACTTTTTATCATAGTAAGCTGATATTCAAAGGCGAAATGTGAATTATCTTGATATAGCCATGGCCGAATGTGTAGTGGAAACAAATACAAGTAAGTCAACAATTCACGTTACAATATCATATAGAATAGCATCACAAACCTGAGTGTAATCTaaagttaaagaaaaatgttaatgcaCCGGTCTAAATTACCCACAGGAAAATATGTGTCAAATTTAACCATTGGTCTTGAAACCATATTGAATTACGACCAGCACaatatgttttttcttatgCGTGTTTAGAAACATTCAGCTACGGTATGGAAATTTCTATCTGTAACGTCATAGTGAATCATATCATACAAACCGGAAGTGATAAAACCCATCTTTATGAATATTACTGTCATACTGAAAATCTGTATTGAGGTTATATCGACGGACACCAAGAAACAAATCACAGGTACTTTGTTCGTGGGTTGTAAACATTTGATATGAGTATTATAAGATATAATAGACTACAAAGTAgagtttcagtgatatattttAGCCGTTTTAAAAATTATCGTGTCTGAGACTACTAAACTGTGTTTATCATCTGCCTTTGTAACGTGTAATGGGGATGCGTTACGAGTTTAATGCTCTACATCACTGAATCTGACCACAGAGTATATTGTTCTATATCAGtgaatatatatagacaggtaaCAGGAGAACTGTAGAGCTCTCCTATAACCAACTGAGCTACAGGGAccctacaaatatatataatacgcTACTCACAAATAGCGGTAACAGAGCGCATATCATCGGTAGGTGTGTTAATGTTAGCATTGAGCTCGTGTACGATACACATTTGTGCAGGTGACACAGTTGTGTAAGTGGGCAGTGTTTAGGGATATGTACTGATGTATCGTATACGAACGTGAATATAGGTCAATGAACCATAACAGAATATTCACAGGTGTTACCTCAGGTAGACTACATGCCCAAGACACGGGTATACGGATATCGGTAGAGCGCCTTCGAGTATTTTCGGCCGTCTGTTTTTTTCGACTCACAGACATATTAATAACTTTTTGACCCAAAAACCgttcgttataaacatttacCGACAGATCTCgttcaattattttctttataaccATATCATGTACCGAGCTTCATCAATAATCAGTGTATAGTACTgattttaattcatatatttcattaaactGTACTGTAATCATATTGTTTCTAGCTTTAATTTTGACATAGCCCATGAGAGTTGAATTTAATGGATAGCATAATGTTGTTACAAttcatttgttaaaattttctcatatttttgtaattagtGGGTGAGCACAGaacaacataaacaaataaactataGAAAAGTGATATGTCcttgcaaaaatattttaagaatatttaatatgtttttatttttgttgttaaaatactaaattaaaTCACAAGTTGcaaatttattatcattatcaaagaTATGAATTGATCATTACGAATAAGactaaacaaataataaatggCAGTATATAGGCTATATCTAGGGCTATATGTAACTCACATGGACATTGCAGCAAACACTTACCTATTTTAGGATCTGCCACTACAGGGTTTCCAAAAGTAGTTATGCCTGGAGCCTGATAATATGTGGGCACTTAAGAtacaacagagcataaatgatattcatcattggaacaataattagtgtttgatcgtgtatatatatgttaacttaacacaaaaaataactataaaataatttgttttgcttatggtgcatgcgcaatcagtacttcattccatataggatttAGTGCCACGGaatgttttcgggatgcaatttattattttttatatttttaacttgaagtaaaattagaagctcaaacttttcaatagtggtaatggtgtaaagtaagtaatttttgtaactgaagaaaaatacttaatcgtctgctcctgtttttcgacaatgaaaaaatactgtttgtcagcggtggatcatctgTAAGATATATCTTcaggagaaatataaagttgtTCGATGATGCGTTCTATGATTTCTAAATTTAGGCGTATTACggttggttaccatggtaactacgACTGTAATGATACGTAACCATAATACTAATTATAACAGGGATACACTAGAACAACAATTAAATCACTATCACTAAATAACAGATGTGACTTTTTTAcggatttgggggccacaaaGGTTCTAAATCATACACCTTCATGGAAATGACTTTCTTACTAcgatgaaattttaaaaactattttgacatcaatgttttattttcaaaagtaaaattcTGCATTTCTGACAGATAACCAACTAGTacttatctatatatttttatattttcgcTCGGTTTCATTTTCTATAAATGCTGGATCTATATTTAATGGGTACTAAATAGTCTGAACacagaaaaatataatttaaacaaataaaaaaacaaaaacaaaaataatgaaaaatcgTGCAAGCTTTCAATATCGtcaatttgaacatattttaagTGAGTTTATTTTATTCCACGCCCTATAGACAGCAATGTCCTTTAAAGAAAATcggagtacccgaagaaaaatCATCGACCTCACGTCGGTATTTAGTGGCTTCCCTAAATGGGTTTCAAACACGGACAATCAGAGGGAATATTAATCACTCTTCCATGACATTCCAAATCATAATTAAGGAATGacattaaatgtatataaaaaatacacgTGCGATCATAATTATCGCTACATGGTTCGCAGTGGTTGTCTGTGACAATAGTTCAAATGTTCTTATCTTTCCGGCCATGCCATTTGTACTATTCAATACGTACAGAGACAAAGACGAATGTTACGTACCTGATAACCTTAGACTGTGTGATGTATGACGGATAGTATTGAAATCTGAACACCATTATTAGAAGTTAGGTTGGGTTCTGTCATTCGTTTACAAGTTTGGCAGCTACACGTGTTTTACCCTAGCTTGTCCTATAGGTATATCAATTATTCCAAAACATAAATCTTCACGTTGGTATTTTGTTGTATACCTTTTGGTATTAATTACTATCGACTGTGACTTGTATGCTACTAGCATTAAACAGTAAATGAGGTGAACCGCGCCTCAATATTTAAAGTATTGTAAATATCAGCTATATGATACTAATGACAAATTACttcatattaatatataattaaaaaaatcaataaatcaaaaacaatatcattaaatGTATACAAGGGGTATcctgttaaaattaaaataagaaaaataacttAAGATATAAACTCAAGGGTCATTTTAGAATTGGAAATATCACGTTTCACAATACACAGTTTAAGCTTTCATTACTGCATTGCTTCCCTGACTTAATTCAATTTAGGAAGAGTCAAACTCATAATAGATGAGGTCTCTCTTTGGGGATTTTATTCTCAAATacggaaataaaatgtttttttttattgtaaaagtataaagtacatgtatatactaaaCAGACATAATAACGATCATGTTTAATTCAAACATTGCAATATCTGGTTACCATGACCTTAACTATGATGTCCTATCTCCggatatctgtaaacaaaaataatgttttcgGTCATTGTCGCCacagggcccaaattgacacttaATTGTATgactaaaataaaaatgtatttcatgtattgatattttacagaaatgATGTAGACCTGTAAGGCACCAAACGGAGTCACTATCACATCCACATGGATGGATAACTGTGTGACATGTGGATCCTCTGATGTGGAACTGGAATACTGAATATTGTAATGATGGTAACTTAGGTAAGACATCACTCATTATACACCGTAACCTGAACGCATGACATCATCCTCGGTCCCAGATGTTCgttgcactatcgcttactaaccCCTGGGACCTTCGGCCGCATTTGCCGTGGTTCTGATAAATATTCGTAAAACTGCCCACCAATGAACAAGCGTGTTCAAGTTATCGGCACACATGTGCAGGTCGAGTCGATCACTATATAAGGAAATGAACAAAAATAACGCCACTATCTACTTACCTGGTATCAATAATGCATTGCGTAACTTGTCCAATCGACTAAATGAAATGAGGTCACATGATCATCATTAACATGTATTCACTATGCGAAAAGCACGTGTTATGTGTTCACTTGTTCCTTTTGATTCCGGGCAAGTCATTAAATAGTTAAATTAATTGCTACTTCGaataataaatataactttatataattattataaattctcattttgaaatttatgtatttaaacCAAACCGGCCATGCACTGTCACTGTTGATACACAGGGTTTTGTCTCTATAGACTAATACGATATCGGTCTGGATATGCATTAAAGCATGACACAGGCACAGTATGTGATCGGAGCCAATCAAATGACCAGAATTTGGATAATGATTTATTCATATCACGGTATATGCGGCCCATATTCCCAGTGGTTAGTAGTGTGAATAACCACGGGGACCGAGTATGGACATATATAGGGCAATCCGTACTTACGAGATTTTCCGTTCGATCCGCATCTATGTTATACTCACAATATCTGGCACCTTTTTAGTACGCAATAATCTGCGTGCCGATACGCGGTCTGTTATTTTGGCAATACTATCTTTTAATAAGTAGATTATAACTATCTGATATATGCTCAAATTATTAAAATCgattaaattttatgtaaacttTATTAAGTTTAGTTACATCGTTTGGGAAACGAATTATACAACTTAAACAATTCACTTTCGATTGCCCGGATGTAACCGTATGTGTGGGGGGAGACCTAACGTGATCAGGCCGATACCCCGAAATGTTTACGCCCGTGTCGTTAATCACACCCCAGCTTAATCACTACAACACCTTTTGTCCAGTCGATGATCACATTTTCATTAACAAAACCTGTTGAAGACATTGAGTTAAAGTAAATATCTATAAACTGTACAAAAATTATTATGAATAtgtgtataatttttttttatttagcaTAATGTCCTAAATAACAACTACTATCAGTTATAATAATGACATGTCAGGTTAAGTTTGGTGTGAAAATAAACCGAGTAACCGGAGAAACAATTACCTATCTACGGTCAGTTACTAGTAATTGTTCCCTCCTCCTGTGAGGTTTATACTTGTAATCCAGACACAGATGCCTTGTGATAAAATGTCTGGTCAACATTATCGCTCTAACAATGTCTTGTATACTCCTCCATCGAACATTGGAATCTGATTGAATACATATCGGTGCTGCAGTTAAGGGTACACAATCAGGCACATATCTGGGAAGTTTTCATTAGGTTTGTTGACGATTTGTATATTTAAACGTTTCCAACCATAAATCTGAATGTGTACAGCTACAGACATACTTCACCCATAGACATGAATAGAGATCGAGAGATCAAGGGAGCTTTCATTGTGAATTAACTTACCTTACCATAAAGCTTGTTCTTCTacaatcatatttcatgttatgtacaaaatattgcAAATTCTTTCAAAATACTTCACAAAGCTACTTTTTGTACAAAAACTTGGCAGTTGTTTATAAATACATGCTGTTCAAAATGAGCGAAATATCCGGAAAACCACTTACATAATAATTTTTCAACAGAACATCCCGAATTTTATACCTTTCGTTATGTCTTCATGTATGACCCAAAGTCTTATTTGCTTATGTTATAGGGGATATAGACTAACGACGAAAAGCATGTCAGACCAAGGGGAACTGTACGGAGATTCGTGGATTCTGCACTACATCCTTGACATGATGATGGGAAATCAGGAGATGGTGGCTATCAGGAGGAAACTGACACTTGTATTGGAACAGATAGACAACGCAGGGAATGAAAATTCTAAAACGATTTTAACAGGCAGTCATACAGAAGGAGCATGCATGAAGGGTTCGGACTATGATTACATGTTTATTGACAATAAtgttgtggttatatgtcgggATCAGGACACTAGTACTACCCCAGGTAAAACTGTATTTATTATGAGAGATGCCCACAGCCGACCTGGATATGTAAATTTGGAGCTGCTTAAAGTGGGATATAGGGTTTCTAAACATTTGAGCGAATCAATCGTTCCTGTAGGGGACTTAAATGTCATATCCAGCGAGATGTATAGGCGGTCATTAGCAGATCAGTATAGTGATCTACTACAGATTACGACGGATGAATCTGGACCAGCTAATACCGTGGTAAATGAAAAAAGTAGGATAGGTTGTGATACGGACTATGTCAGAGCATTTATATGTAATAGTTGGCCTAGAGAGGCTGATGAATGGGTTAATAGACCACGATTACATGAATGGCCTGGTAAAGGTTTGATAGATCAAATAGAACATGACGGTTGTTGCCTTGTCCCTGTAGGGGACAAAACATCACCCGACCCATTCCTTCAGTGGAGAATTTCTTTCGTAACTGCGGAACGCAAACTCATTCATTCTATCGGCCATGTCCAGTTCCAGGTGTATTGTCTTATCAAGTATCTTAAAAAACAGATATCTACAAGGTTAAAACAGATATATGGGGATGCAGATATTTTATCATCGTATGTAATCAAAACAGTTCTATTCTATGCTTTAGAATTTACACCGTTATCTTTTTGGCAAGAGAAAAACCTATTTTTATGTTTCATGCTGTGTTTGAATATTCTAATATCTTGGGTAAAAGCAGCATACTGCCCTAATTACTTTATCAATACAAACAACATGTTCCTTGGAAAGGTCCGTGacgaaaatcaacaaaaacttCTTCATTTCATCGAAGATCTACATAATATGACTTGGAGGTGTCTGTCAATAGGAACATTCTTCAAACCATCAATAGGAGAGTATATCCGCCTTGTAAAACATGGAGCCTGGGAATTAGTACTAGCTACACCGGCTCGGTTAGAAAGAGAATCTGATTTGACAATCATCCTGGGAACCATGGCAAACACTGTAACAGCGACACATCCTAAACTATTTAAACATCTTAGTAATCTCTTCTGTAAATCAGAATCGGACATGGATGAGTATGTCGCTTTTTACCATATGACTACGGCATTATCCTATAAAGGAATGGAAACATTTGAAAATCAATCACCGTccagaggaaataaagataactACAACTGCCTGAGGAAATCTAAGAAAACTATGACACCATTTGCCTCAGTGTGTTCAAGTCCTGGTCTACTGATTTTAGCTTCGTATCACTATCAGACCGGGAATTACACCAAAACACTGGAAATGTGTGGACACGTGATCTTGTCATGGAGAGTTTTTATTGATCATTTTTATGAAGAGGATGAAGACAGGTATGAAAATCTCTACTGTGGGCGTGGCTATAACCTTATATACAAATGTCAGCAAGCATGTGTATCATCCGTAATGTTTTCACGTACATGCCGTCTTATGTGTCCATCCCAGTTGCATCCTGAGCTTGATACCGATGACTATATTATAATTCCCCCACGGCCTTACGCcatattcctatccttcatatgcTACCATAACCTTGGTGATACCAGAAGACGTGACGCAGCACTGACTCAACTCCAGACCGTGAAGCATGACAGGTCCCAGGGAGTAAGTAAATGGTGGATTGTTCACAATATTCTGGGGATCTGTTACGAAATGATCGAGGACAAAGAAAGAGCTCTCCGCGAGTACACGGAATCAATGGGTGctaaagtaggtttacagtgGAAAAACCCTGCCAAGGCAAGGATACAACAGCTGAAAcaaacatattaaatttgaaaaagtaATTATCTTCACACCAACAAATCTTTTATGGTTCCTTAACGCaacatatttgtaattttttacaCATTAATATATAGACTCAAAAGCTACCGGCATGTAAACATACGTGGATTACGTGTACATGGTGATAATAATCAAGGTTATCAGAACTATGTGgatacatttatatagataaagagatgtatacttaaaaacataaacctggatatacaaattgtatatatgAATGTGCAAAGACAACATGGCGGTGTAACGTTGAAGATGGACCCCcattgaaaactgacctcggggcatttttcaacgttgaaaaatgaccgcgaaaaccgttgaaaactgaacttaaagcgcactttttacaccgacccgttgaaaattgaccctgttgaaaagtgaccccataagaactcaTTTTTCATTACATAATACAACTCCCGATGACTAGCCTCAGTAAACTCGATATATCTATCTTACTtcggaaaaaaaatgaatgccaaATTTCAAGGTCATTATAAGGCCAAGattaattttttgtacatttttatcaatgttttacttTTTACGATATTATGAAGCGAAAAAGTGCAGAAATTAGCAAACAGTTGTCAGACAAATGCATTAGttagtttggtttgttttttatttttgttttatgccGTATAAGATTAGGGTCATTTCAGGACGTCCCAGGTTTAGGAGGTAGTGGAAAACCAgagtacctagagaaaaaccaccgacctaggtccaatacctggcaactgcacACATGAGACCAAGGCCAATATAAGGGAGTCAAgctaaatattacatatttatttaagcATCGATTGACTGACATTAACATTGGCAAGATATTTCAACTTCACAAAGTACACATCCACGAAAAAGTAAAAgacaaaatgtattgtttaacGTTTTTAAATTCAACTGTTGTTTGAATtgtgcatgttcaattacaacGAAAATAGTGCAtgtctgtataaattttgaTCATGGGgttgaaaattatttaatttataacGTGATATTTACGTGTTATATCGCTTTAAgatgttattgttattttttagcgATAAATACCCTTCGTAAGCTGTGGTGAATCTTACAAAGTATTAATATGCCAAAAAATCGGCGTTCACTATAATCGCAAAAAATTAGTATTATCACTTGTGAGCGCATTAAATTAGTCTATTGAAGCTAGATAgacattaatatatttttatgttttttgagCCTCAGTCACAGGTTTGATTATGTGCGATATAGTTCGAATGTCTATACAACTATCTATCTAACATTTCACGAGCAGCAGCCTTATGACTTTCGCTTATGGTAATTGTATATCTACGACACAAGATATGATATATTTGGTATCGGTGAAAAGTTCCctatgaattgaaaaaaaaaaatggtgttttttgTAGTCAGAATCGaacttttcaaatattttgtcaactataATATCGAAGTCAATGGAAGTACAAGCTAAACATATAACGAAGTTTCCCATCTTTTTTACTTAGTATACCAAATAAGTTGTGTCCTGGATCGATTGATCAACCAATGAATAGATGAATCAATAAATCGTAAATTATAATTGATGATATAAGATATGATCATTGTGGAAACTCTGATGCGCATGTACATATCAGGCCAGATATGAACATGCGCATCTGTCACGAAAACACGTATTAAAATCTTAACACTGGAGTGGTCTATAGGGtcttgttatatttatatatattaaacatctCCTGAAGAGCAGCGAAAGCGCTAGAGATTGCAGATTTGTTTtgatgtttgtgtttgttttaatgaaCAAATTGTGTTCCTGTTCGCAACCATCATAAGGCGTTCAGTTGCTTGTCAGATATAATTTGTGACGTAAATTAAATCgtcgtcgaaaatataatcataaaaaatcattaagaaacaaattgataatatatcataattagaGTTTTGTAACACAATCCACTGGTAATCGGAAGTGAACATcacatagtacaaactttgcatgcagttgataacaacaattcctttttatttactacgttacctcagtgttatataGCAATTCCTTAGTTTGAGAACACTTAAATGCATTTATCCAATTATAAATGCtggttaaaacaaacaattctcTGGGACAGCTGATCGCCGATTAGCTGTCCCAGATTAGCAAAGGTGCGTCCTTGATATCCACAGAACAAGTCCCTTTAAGATTTAGTTAAGCATCTCACTGACTCTGATTGTTACAGCGTTTACAGTTATCTTAAGCGTCTCTTTGACTTGGATGCTTGTTGAGCCCATCTGTATAGTCTATGGCAGTTCAAATTTTTCGATGTTATCTGTCTCCATCGGAGAGCAAAACACCTCTGTCGTTGATATTTCATCATGCCAAGAATATCACAGCAAAAAATAGCATCAACAGGACTGCCAAGCGACGACACATGCCACTTTTTACGGCGAGAATTGGATGCCAGAGTGAAAGCACTAAACCCCCTCGGCCATGAGGTCTTCAGTTTCTCAATGATCGTCGGTAGTCGATACAATAGGTAATGTTAATTGATAATGTGACCAAAATATAGGCTTACGGACTTAAACAATATCTATCGTTTAATATCGTGCTTTTGATTGATCACGCTGTCGCTGGTCCGGGCGAAGTATCTTCCATAAACAATAGAacatgatattttgtaaataatgctTTTTTTTAGGAATGTAATTGAATTACTATCATGGAATATGTCAACAACTTTTAAATCGATGCAAATAACGggtaaaaatatttaacaagtAACAACATTGAAaagaagggaggtaactctaggATGCTATTTTACCATTGAGCCTACATCATATGTTCGGGAATACGTTGCTATATCTATGCTTCTATTGAAGTGATTTCAGAGGAACACGCTCTTTTTGGGCAGCTGCTATagatacataaaacatataacagTACACCCGTTTGTCACATCATACAGCTGTTATTATACTAGGTCAGCCATACTCTaattaaatataacaaacaatgt
This genomic window from Argopecten irradians isolate NY chromosome 11, Ai_NY, whole genome shotgun sequence contains:
- the LOC138335578 gene encoding cyclic GMP-AMP synthase-like receptor 2 — translated: MSDQGELYGDSWILHYILDMMMGNQEMVAIRRKLTLVLEQIDNAGNENSKTILTGSHTEGACMKGSDYDYMFIDNNVVVICRDQDTSTTPGKTVFIMRDAHSRPGYVNLELLKVGYRVSKHLSESIVPVGDLNVISSEMYRRSLADQYSDLLQITTDESGPANTVVNEKSRIGCDTDYVRAFICNSWPREADEWVNRPRLHEWPGKGLIDQIEHDGCCLVPVGDKTSPDPFLQWRISFVTAERKLIHSIGHVQFQVYCLIKYLKKQISTRLKQIYGDADILSSYVIKTVLFYALEFTPLSFWQEKNLFLCFMLCLNILISWVKAAYCPNYFINTNNMFLGKVRDENQQKLLHFIEDLHNMTWRCLSIGTFFKPSIGEYIRLVKHGAWELVLATPARLERESDLTIILGTMANTVTATHPKLFKHLSNLFCKSESDMDEYVAFYHMTTALSYKGMETFENQSPSRGNKDNYNCLRKSKKTMTPFASVCSSPGLLILASYHYQTGNYTKTLEMCGHVILSWRVFIDHFYEEDEDRYENLYCGRGYNLIYKCQQACVSSVMFSRTCRLMCPSQLHPELDTDDYIIIPPRPYAIFLSFICYHNLGDTRRRDAALTQLQTVKHDRSQGVSKWWIVHNILGICYEMIEDKERALREYTESMGAKVGLQWKNPAKARIQQLKQTY